The stretch of DNA ATTGCTGTAGCTGCCGGAGAAAATAAAGTAGAGTCGATTTTGGCTACTATGATGAATAATAGTAATGCTGTATTAGTAACAGATGAAGCGGCAGGAAGAAAGATACTTGATTTTATTAAGGAAAAACACAATAAATAAGTTTAAAATTTTAAATTTTAATATATAACTATTTTTAGGAGGTAATTGCAAATGGTAAATGTAGCAATTAATGGTTTTGGAAGAATAGGAAGATTAGCTTTAAGATTAATGATTGAAAACCCAGAATTCAACGTGGTAGCAATCAATGACTTAACAGATGCTAAGACTTTAGCACACTTATTCAAATATGATTCAGCTCAAGGAAGATTTAACGGAGAAATCGAAGTTAAAGAAGGAGCTTTCGTAGTTAACGGAAAAGAAATAAAAGTAACTGCTGAAAGAAATCCAGCTGACCTACCTTGGAAAGAATTAAACGTAGATGTAGTATTAGAATGTACTGGATTCTTTACATCACAAGAAAAGGCTGGCTTACACTTAGAAGCTGGTGCTAAGAAAGTTGTTATCTCAGCTCCTGCAAGCGGAGATATCAAGACTGTTGTTTTCAACGTAAACCAAGAAATTTTAGATGGATCAGAAACAGTTATTTCAGGTGCTTCATGTACTACAAACTGTTTAGCTCCAATGGCTAAAGTATTAAACGATAAGTTTGGAATTGAAAAAGGATTCATGACTACAATCCACGCTTACACTAATGACCAAAATACTTTAGATGGTCCTCACGCTAAGGGTGACTTAAGAAGAGCTAGAGCTGCTGCTGCAAGCATCGTTCCAAACTCAACTGGAGCTGCTAAAGCAATCGGATTAGTTATTCCAGAATTACAAGGAAAATTAGATGGAGGAGCTCAAAGAGTTCCAGTTATCACTGGTTCATTAACTGAATTAGTATGTAACTTAGGAAAGAAAGTTACTGCTGAAGAAATTAACGAAGCAATGAAAGCTGCTGCAAACGAATCATTTGGATATACTGAAGAACCATTAGTATCATCAGATATAATCGGAATTAGCTTCGGTTCATTATTCGATGCTACTCAAACTAAGGTTATGGAAGTTAACGGAGAACAATTAGTTAAAGTTGCTTCATGGTACGACAATGAAATGTCATACACTAACCAATTAATCAGAACTTTAAAATATTTCGTTACTAGATAATTAAATATAAAAGTTTAAGAATTTAATTTAAAAATCAAATTTTATATTTGAATTTTTAATGAGGACATAGTGATTGGTCTGGTTTTATAGTTAAAGCTATGAGGCCAGGCCAATTTTAACATAAAAACAAATTAAATAAAGTAATTTACTTGTTCTATTTATATAGAATAAGATTTCATTATATAAAAATTTATTAAGAGGTGAATAAAATGAACTTCAATAAGAAAACTATCGAAGATATCGATGTTAAAGGAAAAAGAGTATTAGTAAGATGTGACTTCAACGTACCACTAAAAGATGGCGTTATAACTGATGAAAACAGATTAAATGGTGCATTACCAACAATACAATACTTAATAAAGAATGGAGCTAGAGTTATACTTTGCTCACATTTAGGAAAAGATGCTTCAAAATCATTAGCACCAGTTGCTAAGAGATTAAGCGAAATGTTAAACCAAGAAGTAGTTTTTGCAAGAGATGAAGAAGTAGTTGGAGAAAACGCTAAGAAAGCTGTTGCTGAAATGAAAGACGGAGATGTTGTATTATTAGAAAATACAAGATGCAGAAAAGAAGAAACTAAGAATATAGATGAGTTCTCAAAAGAATTAGCTTCATTAGCAGAAATATTCGTTAACGATGCATTCGGAACAGCTCACAGAGCTCACTGCTCAACAGTTGGAGTAACTAATTACTTAGATACAGCTGTTTGTGGATACTTAATTCAAAAAGAATTAAAGTTCTTAGGAGATGCTGTAAACAATCCAGAAAGACCTTTCGTTGCTATTTTAGGTGGAGCTAAGGTTTCAGATAAAATCAATGTTATAAACAACTTATTAGAAAAAGTTGATACATTAATAATTGGTGGTGGAATGGCTTATACATTCTTAAAAGCTCAAGGATATGAAATCGGAACTTCATTAGTTGAAGCTGATAGAGTTGACTATGCTAAAGAAATGATAGAAAAAGCTGCTGCTAAGGGAGTTAAGTTCTTATTACCAGTAGATCACAGAGTTGCTGCTGAATTTAAAGATGTAGCTGCTGTAGTTACAGAAGATCAAAATATTCCAGCTGGACACATGGGATTAGATATCGGACCTAAGACAGAAACTTTATATGCTGATGCTATAAAAGATGCTAAGACAGTTATCTGGAATGGACCAATGGGAGTATTCGAATTCGAAAACTTCAACAAAGGAACAATTGCAGTTGCTAAGGCTATGGCTGATGCAGATGCTACAACAGTTATCGGTGGAGGAGACTCAGCTGCTGCTGTTAACATCTTAGGATTTGGAGATAAGATGACTCACATTTCAACAGGTGGTGGAGCATCATTAGAATTCTTAGAAGGTAAAGTATTACCAGGAATTGAAGCTTTAAATAACTAGAATTAAAAATATAAAAGTGGCGTAAGCCACTTTTATTGATAAATTTATAAATTATTAATTATGAGGTGAAGAAAATGAGAAGACCAATAATTGCAGGAAATTGGAAAATGCATTACACTCCAGAAGAAGCTGTTAAAGTAATTACAGAATTAAAACCATTAGTAAAGGATGCTAACTGTGATGTAGTTATATGTCCAACTTTTGTTTGTTTAGATGCTGCTTTAAAAGCTGCTGCAGGTTCAAACATAAAGATAGGTGCTCAAAATATGCACTTTGAAGAAAAAGGAGCATTTACAGGAGAAGTAGCTCCAGGAATGCTTCAAGCTATGGGAGTTGACTATGTAGTTTTAGGACATAGTGAAAGAAGAGAATATTTCAATGAAACAGATGAAGCTTTAAACAAAAAGGTTAAAGTTGCATTTGCTCATAATTTAACTCCAATTCTTTGTTGTGGTGAAACATTAGAACAAAGAGAAAATGGAACAACTAATGAAGTTGTTGGAGCTCAAATAAAAGCTGATTTAGAAGGATTATCAAAAGAATTAGCAGAAAAAGTTGTTGTAGCTTACGAACCAATCTGGGCAATCGGAACTGGTAAAACTGCTACTAATGAACAAGCTAATGAAACAATAGCAGCAATTAGAGGAATTCTTGCTGAAATGTTCGGAAAAGAAGTTGCTGATAAAATAAGAATCCAATACGGTGGATCAGTTAAGCCAAACACTATAAAAGATCAAATGGCTATGTCTGACATAGATGGAGCTTTAGTTGGTGGTGCTAGCTTAGTAGCTTCAGATTTCTCACAAATAGTTAATTTCTAATATTTTAGTGAGAATACTATAAAAAAGAAACTCAGTTTAGCTGAGTTTCTTTTTTATACAATTAACGACTAAATGTGAATTATTTGAAAATTGATTAAAATAATTTTTTGCAATTGTTTACGTAATTACGTATTTAGTTGTTACTAATATATAAATATAGTATAATAAAGTAGAATTTAAAGAAAGATAATATTATATATTGTCAAATATAGATTTTTTATAATTTGGAGGGACTTATGGCGAAGAAACCTGTAATGTTAATGATATTAGATGGATTTGGAATAGCTCCAAAATCAGACGGAAATGCTGTTGAAGCAGCAAAGAAACCAAATTTTAATGGATTAGTAGAAAAATATCCTCATACTGAATTACAAGCAAGTGGATTAGCTGTTGGATTACCAGAAGGTCAAATGGGTAACTCAGAAGTTGGTCACTTAAATATAGGTGCAGGAAGAGTAATATATCAAGAATTAACAAGAATCACTAAAGAAATAAATGAAGGTGGATTCTTTAAGAATGAAGCATTAAACTTAGCTATAGAAAATGCAAAGAAGAACAATTCAGCTCTTCATTTAATGGGACTTTTATCAAATGGTGGAGTTCACTCACACATAGATCATTTAAAAGGTTTATTAAAATTAGCTAAACAAGCTGAATTACAAAAGTTATATGTCCACTGCTTTATGGATGGTAGAGATGTTGCACCATCATCAGGTAAGGAATTTATAGTTGAAATCGAAAACTACATGAAAGAAATCGGAGTAGGTAAGATAGCAACAGTATCAGGAAGATACTATGCAATGGATAGAGATAATAGATGGGAAAGAGTTGAATTAGCTTATAATGCAATGGCATTAGGAAAAGGTGAAACTTCAACATCAGCAGTAGAAGCTATTGAAAGATCATACCATGATAATAAGACTGATGAATTCGTATTACCAACAGTTGTTATGGAAGATGAAAAGCCAGTAGGAACTATTAAAAACGGAGATTCAGTAATATTCTTCAACTTTAGACCAGATAGAGCTAGAGAAATAACTAGAGCTATAAACGATAAGCAATTTGATGGATTCAATAGAGAAACA from Clostridium chauvoei encodes:
- the gpmI gene encoding 2,3-bisphosphoglycerate-independent phosphoglycerate mutase, whose translation is MAKKPVMLMILDGFGIAPKSDGNAVEAAKKPNFNGLVEKYPHTELQASGLAVGLPEGQMGNSEVGHLNIGAGRVIYQELTRITKEINEGGFFKNEALNLAIENAKKNNSALHLMGLLSNGGVHSHIDHLKGLLKLAKQAELQKLYVHCFMDGRDVAPSSGKEFIVEIENYMKEIGVGKIATVSGRYYAMDRDNRWERVELAYNAMALGKGETSTSAVEAIERSYHDNKTDEFVLPTVVMEDEKPVGTIKNGDSVIFFNFRPDRAREITRAINDKQFDGFNRETLNLTFVTMTQYDKTLEGVSVAYRPESYTNTLGEYVASKGLNQLRIAETEKYAHVTFFFNGGVEKENKGEDRALIASPKVATYDLKPEMSAYEVTDELINRLDSDKYDMIILNYANPDMVGHTGVIDAAIKAVETVDECLGRVVNKVLEKDGTVFITADHGNAETMIDFSTGNPFTAHTTDPVPFVWVANHTEGKTLKAGKLADIAPTMLTEMGLEVPSEMTGENLIVNK
- the gap gene encoding type I glyceraldehyde-3-phosphate dehydrogenase, coding for MVNVAINGFGRIGRLALRLMIENPEFNVVAINDLTDAKTLAHLFKYDSAQGRFNGEIEVKEGAFVVNGKEIKVTAERNPADLPWKELNVDVVLECTGFFTSQEKAGLHLEAGAKKVVISAPASGDIKTVVFNVNQEILDGSETVISGASCTTNCLAPMAKVLNDKFGIEKGFMTTIHAYTNDQNTLDGPHAKGDLRRARAAAASIVPNSTGAAKAIGLVIPELQGKLDGGAQRVPVITGSLTELVCNLGKKVTAEEINEAMKAAANESFGYTEEPLVSSDIIGISFGSLFDATQTKVMEVNGEQLVKVASWYDNEMSYTNQLIRTLKYFVTR
- the tpiA gene encoding triose-phosphate isomerase, yielding MRRPIIAGNWKMHYTPEEAVKVITELKPLVKDANCDVVICPTFVCLDAALKAAAGSNIKIGAQNMHFEEKGAFTGEVAPGMLQAMGVDYVVLGHSERREYFNETDEALNKKVKVAFAHNLTPILCCGETLEQRENGTTNEVVGAQIKADLEGLSKELAEKVVVAYEPIWAIGTGKTATNEQANETIAAIRGILAEMFGKEVADKIRIQYGGSVKPNTIKDQMAMSDIDGALVGGASLVASDFSQIVNF
- a CDS encoding phosphoglycerate kinase; the protein is MNFNKKTIEDIDVKGKRVLVRCDFNVPLKDGVITDENRLNGALPTIQYLIKNGARVILCSHLGKDASKSLAPVAKRLSEMLNQEVVFARDEEVVGENAKKAVAEMKDGDVVLLENTRCRKEETKNIDEFSKELASLAEIFVNDAFGTAHRAHCSTVGVTNYLDTAVCGYLIQKELKFLGDAVNNPERPFVAILGGAKVSDKINVINNLLEKVDTLIIGGGMAYTFLKAQGYEIGTSLVEADRVDYAKEMIEKAAAKGVKFLLPVDHRVAAEFKDVAAVVTEDQNIPAGHMGLDIGPKTETLYADAIKDAKTVIWNGPMGVFEFENFNKGTIAVAKAMADADATTVIGGGDSAAAVNILGFGDKMTHISTGGGASLEFLEGKVLPGIEALNN